In a genomic window of Halalkalicoccus sp. CG83:
- a CDS encoding IclR family transcriptional regulator, with amino-acid sequence MESAKPVTVGATETSLRIIDALRMLDGAGVTDLAEHLELPKSTVHNHLQTLRRNEYVTKQGSEYAVGLRFLQLGEHARDRRPIATIAPPEIDKLAEETREMANLLVEEHGRGVFLYRAKGADAVHMDTHAGKRVPLHTTGFGKAILAHLPDERVERILDRHGLPAVTPSTITDRGRLLEELETIRERGYAYDDEERLEGLRCVAAPVIVDDDVLGAVSVSGPRSRIRDDWYREELPSLVMSTANVIEINSTYA; translated from the coding sequence ATGGAATCCGCCAAGCCGGTCACCGTGGGGGCGACGGAGACCAGCCTCCGGATCATCGACGCCCTCCGAATGCTCGACGGGGCGGGTGTGACCGATCTCGCGGAGCATCTCGAGCTGCCGAAGAGCACGGTCCACAACCACCTCCAGACGCTTCGGCGCAACGAGTACGTGACCAAACAGGGTAGCGAGTACGCCGTCGGGCTCCGTTTCCTCCAGCTCGGCGAGCACGCCCGCGACCGTCGTCCGATCGCGACGATCGCCCCGCCCGAGATCGACAAGCTCGCCGAGGAGACCCGGGAGATGGCGAACCTCCTCGTCGAGGAACACGGCCGAGGCGTCTTTCTCTACCGTGCGAAGGGCGCGGATGCCGTCCACATGGACACTCATGCCGGAAAGCGCGTCCCGCTCCACACTACCGGCTTCGGAAAGGCGATCCTCGCCCACCTTCCCGACGAACGCGTCGAACGGATCCTCGATCGACACGGGCTGCCCGCCGTCACCCCGAGCACCATCACCGACCGTGGCCGACTACTCGAGGAACTCGAGACGATTCGCGAACGCGGGTACGCTTACGACGACGAGGAGCGCCTCGAGGGACTACGCTGTGTCGCCGCACCCGTCATCGTCGACGACGACGTGCTCGGCGCGGTCAGCGTCTCGGGACCGAGAAGCCGGATCCGCGACGACTGGTACCGTGAGGAGCTCCCCTCGCTCGTGATGAGCACCGCGAACGTCATCGAGATCAACAGCACGTACGCGTGA
- a CDS encoding HpcH/HpaI aldolase/citrate lyase family protein: MSDVTLRRTQLATPASDENFMKSASNSAADEVFLDLEDSVAPNAKPDAREPLINAAQEHDWSGKVLSFRMNGIDTEWWYDDVIDVVSAAGEHIDDIIIPKVKGASDIHTVENLLTQVEENAGLEVGAIGLEPQIEDGEGMHRVHEIAHASDRLSSIIFGPGDYSAAMGTPGLDIGQFPDYPGHYWHHALSECNAAAKSAGLPCLDGPYADIEDEQGFRDSCNNANMIGCDGKWAIHPSQIEIANEIFAPDPETAERAQRIVEEYAQAMEEGKGAVKVDGQMVDEATNKMAQDIVDKAEAADIL, from the coding sequence ATGAGCGATGTCACACTTCGACGAACGCAGTTAGCGACACCGGCGAGCGACGAGAACTTCATGAAGAGCGCCTCGAACAGCGCGGCGGACGAGGTGTTCCTCGACCTGGAGGACTCGGTCGCACCGAACGCGAAGCCGGATGCCAGAGAGCCCCTCATCAACGCCGCCCAGGAACACGACTGGAGCGGAAAGGTGCTCTCCTTCCGGATGAACGGGATCGACACCGAGTGGTGGTACGACGACGTCATCGACGTCGTGAGCGCGGCGGGCGAGCACATCGACGACATCATCATTCCGAAGGTCAAGGGCGCGAGCGACATCCACACCGTGGAGAACCTCCTCACGCAGGTCGAGGAGAACGCCGGCCTCGAGGTCGGCGCGATCGGCCTCGAGCCCCAGATCGAGGACGGCGAGGGGATGCACCGGGTCCACGAGATCGCCCACGCGAGCGATCGCCTCTCGAGCATCATCTTCGGACCGGGCGACTACTCCGCCGCGATGGGGACTCCCGGACTCGACATCGGCCAGTTCCCCGACTACCCGGGCCACTACTGGCACCACGCGCTCTCGGAGTGCAACGCCGCGGCGAAGAGCGCGGGCCTTCCGTGTCTCGACGGCCCCTACGCCGACATCGAGGACGAGCAGGGCTTCCGGGATTCGTGTAACAACGCCAACATGATCGGCTGTGACGGCAAGTGGGCGATCCACCCCAGCCAGATCGAGATCGCGAACGAGATCTTCGCGCCCGACCCGGAGACCGCCGAGCGCGCCCAGCGGATCGTCGAGGAGTACGCTCAGGCGATGGAGGAGGGCAAGGGTGCAGTGAAGGTCGACGGCCAGATGGTCGACGAGGCGACCAACAAGATGGCCCAAGACATCGTCGACAAGGCGGAAGCCGCCGACATCCTGTAA
- a CDS encoding VOC family protein: MDLIHVNVNVADAEETIEFYEQFGFEESWEFETPDGETQNRYIAADNGVELQLSDTEGENEFEAGSAWDHLAIGVDDIDSVFEEIDHYGVDKEPADQPEAGARTAFVRDPDGRRVELVESLE; encoded by the coding sequence ATGGATCTCATCCATGTGAACGTCAACGTCGCGGACGCCGAGGAGACGATCGAGTTCTACGAGCAGTTCGGCTTCGAGGAGTCCTGGGAGTTCGAGACGCCCGACGGCGAGACCCAGAACCGCTACATCGCAGCGGACAACGGCGTCGAACTCCAGCTCTCCGATACGGAGGGCGAGAACGAGTTCGAGGCCGGATCGGCGTGGGATCACCTCGCGATCGGCGTCGACGACATCGACAGCGTGTTCGAGGAGATCGATCACTACGGCGTCGACAAGGAACCCGCCGACCAACCCGAGGCCGGCGCTCGGACCGCGTTCGTCCGCGACCCGGACGGTCGGCGGGTCGAACTCGTCGAGTCGCTCGAATAA
- a CDS encoding FAD-binding and (Fe-S)-binding domain-containing protein translates to MSQFETYREERGHDHPDAEEYVALAEDLRGAVAGEVRFDEYSQVLYATDGSIYQARPAGAVFPRNVEDVRAAVRVAEKHDVPIIARGAGSSLAGQAVGPGCVVLDMTVYMDEILDLRPDEKRARVQPGVVQDHFDEYAGQWGLKFAPDPASSNRATIGGGMGNNSTGAHSVRYGITDAYTEELKVVLSDGSLIHTREVVLDSPEYEEIVSKDDREAAIYETVRGLVEEHEEEIEARYPELKRNVSGYNLDRVIYENEAGERVINLSKLLVGSESSLGVIVEAEISLVTLPEETSLALYCFDDLIDALRAVPEALEFEPSAVELMDSEVFRLARDNEEFAQYEEPIPDGTEASIMLEFDSELHEDLEEPIRETNAHFVEEGDAFDVLEAYTEDDQAQMWKLRKAAIPLLMSLEGDPKPYPFIEDATVPPEELAEYVQEFMEILENHDTSAAYFAHAGSGTLHIRPILNLKEDGDIQKMLSIADDVTDLVKERHGSFSGEHGDGLARTQFNRKMYGDDLWEAFLEIKEAFDPDWRMNPGKVVHTEDDPTDMRENLRYGAEYSSVEPQTKLDFSKEGGFSQLVELCNGCGTCRQTDDVMCPTYRGSKDEIETTRGRANMLRAAISGEIDEEEMFTKQFQEEVLDLCVGCKGCKNDCPTGVDMAKLKTEVKHQYHQREDPSLRTRVFANIDRLSWLGSKLAPISNVGPKLPGSRKLMEKAVGVASDRKLPYFESESLEEWYEARGPRISEAEADRKVLLFPDTFTNYSYPEPGKAAIRVLEAAGVHVRIPDDCAPSGRAAYSTGMLDLAEKRARANVEAFSSYLDDGWEVVAIEPSDAVVFQDEYRDIVPGEATDRLAEHAYGVMEYLDTHRLIDGLNDDGRLIDAGGSLTYHGHCHQKATAKDHHAVGVLRRAGYEVDPLDSGCCGMAGSFGYEAEHYDLSKSIASLLFEKIDRSDGEEVVAPGASCRSQIGDRDERSENPPHPIEKVEAALAP, encoded by the coding sequence ATGAGCCAGTTCGAGACCTACCGCGAGGAACGCGGACACGACCACCCCGACGCAGAGGAGTACGTCGCGCTCGCGGAGGACCTCCGTGGCGCCGTCGCGGGCGAGGTGCGCTTCGACGAGTACAGTCAGGTGCTGTACGCGACCGACGGCAGCATCTACCAGGCCCGGCCCGCGGGCGCGGTCTTCCCCCGTAACGTCGAGGACGTCCGGGCGGCGGTGCGGGTCGCCGAGAAGCACGACGTCCCGATCATCGCCCGCGGCGCGGGGTCGTCGCTCGCCGGCCAGGCGGTCGGGCCGGGCTGCGTGGTGCTCGACATGACCGTCTACATGGACGAGATCCTCGACCTCCGGCCCGACGAGAAGCGAGCGCGCGTCCAGCCCGGCGTCGTCCAGGACCACTTCGACGAGTACGCCGGCCAGTGGGGCCTGAAGTTCGCGCCCGACCCCGCCTCCTCGAACCGCGCGACGATCGGCGGCGGCATGGGCAACAACAGTACGGGAGCGCACTCGGTGCGCTACGGCATCACCGACGCCTACACCGAGGAGCTGAAGGTCGTCCTCTCCGACGGTTCGCTGATCCACACCCGCGAGGTCGTCCTCGACTCCCCGGAGTACGAGGAGATCGTCTCGAAGGACGACCGCGAGGCGGCGATCTACGAGACCGTTCGAGGGCTCGTCGAGGAGCACGAGGAGGAGATCGAGGCGCGCTATCCCGAACTCAAGCGCAACGTCTCGGGCTACAACCTCGATCGCGTGATCTACGAGAACGAGGCGGGCGAGCGCGTGATCAACCTCTCGAAGCTGCTGGTCGGCTCGGAGTCCTCGCTGGGCGTGATCGTCGAGGCGGAGATCTCGCTGGTGACGCTCCCCGAGGAGACCTCGCTCGCGCTCTACTGCTTCGACGACCTGATCGACGCGCTTAGAGCCGTACCCGAGGCCCTGGAGTTCGAGCCCAGCGCGGTCGAACTGATGGACAGCGAGGTGTTCCGACTCGCGCGTGACAACGAGGAGTTCGCCCAGTACGAGGAGCCGATCCCGGACGGTACGGAGGCCTCGATCATGCTCGAGTTCGACTCGGAGCTCCACGAGGACTTAGAGGAGCCCATCCGGGAGACGAACGCCCACTTCGTCGAGGAGGGCGACGCCTTCGACGTGCTCGAGGCCTACACCGAGGACGACCAGGCCCAGATGTGGAAGCTGCGGAAGGCCGCGATCCCGCTGCTGATGAGCCTGGAGGGCGATCCGAAACCCTACCCGTTCATCGAGGACGCGACGGTCCCCCCCGAGGAGCTCGCGGAGTACGTCCAGGAGTTCATGGAGATCCTCGAGAACCACGACACCTCCGCAGCCTACTTCGCGCACGCGGGAAGCGGCACCCTGCACATCCGGCCGATCCTCAACCTCAAGGAGGACGGTGACATCCAGAAGATGCTCTCGATCGCCGACGACGTCACCGACCTCGTGAAGGAGCGCCACGGCTCCTTCTCGGGCGAGCACGGCGACGGACTGGCACGAACCCAGTTCAACCGCAAGATGTACGGCGACGACCTCTGGGAGGCGTTCCTCGAGATCAAGGAGGCGTTCGACCCCGACTGGCGGATGAACCCGGGGAAGGTCGTTCACACCGAGGACGACCCGACCGACATGCGCGAGAACCTCCGATACGGCGCGGAGTACAGCTCGGTCGAACCCCAGACCAAGCTCGACTTCTCGAAGGAGGGGGGCTTCTCACAGCTCGTCGAGCTCTGTAACGGCTGTGGCACCTGCCGGCAGACCGACGACGTGATGTGTCCGACCTACCGGGGCTCGAAGGACGAGATCGAGACCACCCGCGGCCGGGCGAACATGCTTCGTGCGGCGATCTCCGGCGAGATCGACGAGGAGGAGATGTTCACCAAGCAGTTCCAGGAGGAGGTGCTCGACCTCTGTGTGGGCTGTAAGGGCTGTAAGAACGACTGCCCGACGGGCGTCGACATGGCGAAGCTCAAGACGGAGGTCAAACACCAGTACCACCAGCGCGAGGACCCGAGCCTCCGGACGCGGGTGTTCGCGAACATCGACCGGCTCTCGTGGCTCGGGAGCAAGCTCGCGCCGATCTCGAACGTCGGTCCGAAGCTCCCCGGCTCGCGCAAACTCATGGAGAAGGCCGTCGGCGTCGCGAGCGACCGGAAGCTGCCGTACTTCGAGAGCGAGTCGCTCGAGGAGTGGTACGAAGCGCGCGGACCGCGCATCAGCGAGGCCGAGGCCGACCGGAAGGTCCTGCTCTTCCCGGATACGTTCACCAACTACAGCTACCCCGAACCGGGGAAGGCCGCGATCCGGGTGCTCGAGGCGGCGGGCGTCCACGTACGAATCCCCGACGACTGTGCGCCCAGCGGCCGGGCGGCCTACTCGACCGGGATGCTCGATCTCGCGGAGAAGCGCGCACGGGCGAACGTCGAGGCGTTCTCGAGCTACCTCGACGACGGCTGGGAGGTCGTCGCGATCGAGCCCTCCGACGCCGTCGTCTTCCAGGACGAGTACCGCGACATCGTGCCCGGCGAGGCGACCGATCGGCTGGCTGAGCACGCCTACGGCGTCATGGAGTATCTCGACACCCATCGACTGATCGACGGGCTGAACGACGACGGCCGGCTGATCGACGCCGGCGGATCGCTCACCTACCACGGTCACTGTCACCAGAAGGCGACGGCGAAGGACCACCACGCGGTGGGCGTCCTTCGCCGGGCGGGCTACGAGGTCGATCCGCTCGATTCGGGCTGCTGTGGGATGGCGGGTTCGTTCGGCTACGAGGCCGAACACTACGACCTCTCGAAGTCGATCGCCTCGCTGCTCTTCGAGAAGATCGACCGGAGTGACGGCGAGGAGGTCGTCGCGCCCGGCGCGTCCTGTCGCAGCCAGATCGGCGACCGCGACGAGCGTTCGGAGAACCCGCCCCACCCGATCGAGAAGGTCGAGGCCGCGCTCGCTCCCTGA
- a CDS encoding L-lactate permease codes for MVSVVELGAAALPLLIGAVLLVGFLWPATRAMPIAWITALLVGFFVWNMPPDWLAAASIVGVMTALSILWIVFGALVLLYTLMQAGAFDRINRGFATISDDRRVQIVLLAFFLATFIEGAAGFGTPAAVVAPLLLGLGFPALAAVVAAIIGHIIAVTYGAVGTPIIIGIQDPLAATGFQDAIAQGGYSVPEYSQQVAAWAATYHTLVGFAMPLFAVGMVVYFFGDRDERSLAPAWEVAPLCLFSGIAFAVPYWLSAWFFTAEFPSLIGSMVGGAIVVSALKAGYFLPDTRWDFPPRDEWPDHWVGTIEPGENGATTGGPDEAVAADGGVARNSEMSLARAWSPYLILVVLLVITRAIDPISEFINRPTFIIEWQEILGTGLASSIAWMNVPGFWLIVSALLAIPIFGMNGGQVSAAWREAAEKLVSPFIALVFVIAMVQVMINSGAHPGAPAEGSMIVVLATATANLFGPAYPAIAALIGALGAAMAGSNTVSNITFGGFQFEAAQQLELPTQIIVGAQAVGGAIGNLVAIHNLVAALATVGLVGQEGRVMRLNLIPLIYYAVFVGFWAMLFSYVLFPNLF; via the coding sequence ATGGTAAGCGTAGTCGAGCTCGGAGCCGCGGCACTGCCGCTGCTCATCGGTGCGGTGTTGCTCGTCGGGTTCCTCTGGCCGGCGACCCGAGCGATGCCGATCGCCTGGATAACGGCGCTTCTGGTCGGCTTCTTCGTCTGGAACATGCCGCCCGACTGGCTGGCGGCGGCGTCGATCGTCGGCGTGATGACGGCGCTCTCGATCCTCTGGATCGTCTTCGGCGCGCTCGTCCTGCTCTATACGCTGATGCAGGCGGGCGCGTTCGACCGGATCAACCGAGGTTTCGCCACGATCAGCGACGACCGGCGCGTCCAGATCGTCCTGCTCGCGTTCTTCCTCGCGACGTTCATCGAGGGGGCGGCGGGCTTCGGTACGCCCGCCGCGGTCGTCGCGCCGCTGCTTCTGGGGCTCGGCTTTCCGGCGCTGGCCGCGGTCGTCGCGGCCATCATCGGCCACATCATCGCGGTGACCTACGGCGCCGTCGGGACGCCGATCATCATCGGGATCCAGGACCCGCTGGCCGCGACGGGCTTCCAGGACGCGATCGCCCAGGGCGGCTACTCCGTTCCCGAGTACTCACAACAGGTCGCCGCCTGGGCGGCGACGTACCACACGCTCGTCGGCTTCGCGATGCCGCTGTTCGCGGTGGGGATGGTGGTGTACTTCTTCGGCGACCGCGACGAGCGATCGCTCGCGCCCGCCTGGGAGGTCGCGCCGCTGTGTCTGTTCTCGGGGATCGCCTTCGCGGTTCCGTACTGGCTGTCGGCGTGGTTCTTCACCGCGGAGTTCCCCAGCCTCATCGGTTCGATGGTCGGCGGGGCGATCGTCGTCAGCGCGCTGAAGGCGGGCTACTTCCTTCCGGACACCCGCTGGGACTTCCCGCCGCGTGACGAGTGGCCCGACCACTGGGTCGGCACGATCGAACCCGGCGAGAACGGCGCGACGACGGGCGGACCCGACGAGGCGGTCGCCGCCGACGGTGGCGTCGCTCGCAACTCGGAGATGTCGCTCGCTCGCGCGTGGTCGCCGTACCTCATACTGGTCGTGTTGCTCGTGATCACCCGCGCGATCGACCCGATCTCCGAGTTCATCAACCGGCCGACGTTCATCATCGAGTGGCAGGAGATCCTCGGCACCGGACTCGCCAGTAGCATCGCGTGGATGAACGTCCCCGGCTTCTGGCTGATCGTGAGCGCGCTGCTTGCGATCCCGATCTTCGGCATGAACGGTGGACAGGTCTCCGCGGCGTGGCGCGAGGCCGCAGAGAAGCTCGTCTCACCCTTCATCGCGCTGGTCTTCGTCATCGCGATGGTGCAGGTGATGATCAACTCCGGCGCCCACCCCGGTGCCCCGGCCGAGGGAAGCATGATCGTCGTGCTCGCGACGGCGACCGCGAACCTGTTCGGTCCCGCCTATCCGGCGATCGCGGCGCTCATCGGCGCGCTCGGTGCGGCGATGGCCGGCTCGAACACCGTCTCCAACATCACCTTCGGCGGCTTCCAGTTCGAGGCCGCCCAACAGCTCGAACTGCCGACGCAGATCATCGTCGGTGCGCAGGCCGTCGGCGGCGCGATCGGTAACCTCGTCGCCATTCACAACCTGGTCGCGGCGCTGGCGACGGTCGGTCTCGTCGGCCAGGAGGGGCGCGTCATGCGCCTGAACCTGATCCCGCTGATCTACTACGCCGTCTTCGTCGGGTTCTGGGCGATGCTGTTCTCGTACGTGCTGTTCCCGAACCTCTTCTGA
- a CDS encoding LUD domain-containing protein, which yields MSADREEKAAHIRRLLDTEGDSVQENTRVFNQGRYTAVEDLEEYEELKTRARAIKEDAIERLPELIDQLTETVEENGGNVYLASDAADANRYIEEVAGDAGTLVKSKSMTSEEIDVNEHLERAGVDVYETDLGEFVIQLAEESPSHIVGPAIHKSREEIADLFNHEFEPEEPLETAEELTMFAREYLGERVKEADVGMTGANFVVAESGTLALVTSEGNARKCAVAPDTHVAVAGVEKIVPAFEELQPFIELIGRSGTGQDITSYLSLFTPPVSTPAIDFESEAPITENDAEREFHLVLLDNGRMAMREDPELKETLYCIRCGACANVCANFQHVGGHAFGGETYSGGIATGWEAGVHSQESAGEFNDLCTGCTRCVNQCPVKIDIPWINEVVRDRINHGEEPSEFEFLVEGLTPDAEPSGLDVQKRFFGNFGTVARLGSATAPVSNWLAELPPTRWAMERTLGIDRRRELPTFANETLRDWFVAREGLPAAEADREVVLYPDTYTDYVSPERGKAAVRTLEALGVSVIVPDVPESGRAPLSQGMLSTASVQAHEVYAELAEHLDAGRDVVAIEPSDLAMFLGEYEKFLPERSFERLSENSYEVLEYVYGLVSNDPEKADVLSDGPGRVAYHSHCQQRTLGLEGYTTTLLEELDYDVLTSTVECCGMAGSFGYKEQYYELAMDVGYELQDEFEERGERDRTVLASGTSCTDQLDALLDRKPRHPIESIAPGPE from the coding sequence ATGAGCGCCGACAGGGAGGAGAAGGCGGCCCACATCCGCCGACTGCTCGATACGGAGGGCGACAGCGTCCAGGAGAACACCCGCGTGTTCAATCAGGGACGCTACACCGCCGTCGAGGACCTGGAGGAGTACGAGGAGCTCAAGACTCGCGCACGCGCGATCAAGGAGGACGCGATCGAGCGTCTGCCGGAGCTGATCGATCAGCTCACGGAGACCGTCGAGGAGAACGGCGGGAACGTCTACTTGGCGAGCGACGCGGCGGACGCGAACCGTTACATCGAGGAGGTCGCCGGCGACGCCGGAACGCTGGTGAAGAGCAAGTCGATGACCAGCGAGGAGATCGACGTGAACGAGCATCTCGAACGAGCGGGCGTCGACGTCTACGAGACCGACCTCGGCGAGTTCGTCATCCAGCTCGCCGAGGAGTCGCCCTCACACATCGTCGGCCCGGCGATCCACAAGTCCCGCGAGGAGATCGCCGACCTGTTCAACCACGAGTTCGAGCCCGAGGAGCCCCTCGAGACCGCGGAGGAGCTCACCATGTTCGCCCGGGAGTACCTCGGCGAGCGGGTGAAGGAGGCGGACGTCGGCATGACGGGCGCGAACTTCGTCGTCGCCGAGAGCGGGACGCTAGCGCTGGTCACGAGCGAGGGCAACGCCCGCAAGTGTGCGGTCGCGCCCGACACCCACGTCGCGGTCGCGGGCGTCGAGAAGATCGTCCCCGCCTTCGAGGAGCTCCAGCCGTTCATCGAGCTGATCGGTCGCTCGGGAACCGGCCAGGACATCACGTCCTATCTCTCGTTGTTCACGCCGCCGGTCTCCACGCCGGCGATCGACTTCGAGAGTGAGGCCCCGATCACCGAGAACGACGCCGAACGCGAGTTCCACCTGGTGTTGCTCGACAACGGCCGGATGGCGATGCGCGAGGACCCCGAACTGAAGGAGACGCTCTACTGCATCCGCTGTGGCGCGTGTGCGAACGTCTGTGCGAACTTCCAGCACGTCGGCGGCCACGCCTTCGGCGGCGAGACCTACTCCGGCGGCATCGCCACCGGTTGGGAGGCGGGCGTCCATAGCCAGGAGAGCGCCGGGGAGTTCAACGACCTCTGTACGGGCTGTACGCGCTGTGTCAACCAGTGTCCGGTGAAGATCGACATTCCCTGGATCAACGAGGTCGTCAGGGACAGAATCAACCACGGCGAGGAGCCAAGCGAGTTCGAGTTCCTCGTCGAGGGCCTCACGCCGGATGCGGAGCCGAGCGGGCTCGACGTCCAGAAGCGGTTCTTCGGCAACTTCGGGACGGTCGCGAGGCTCGGCAGCGCGACGGCGCCGGTCTCGAACTGGCTGGCCGAGCTGCCGCCGACACGCTGGGCGATGGAGCGAACGCTGGGGATCGACCGGCGGCGCGAGCTCCCGACGTTCGCGAACGAGACCCTTCGAGACTGGTTCGTCGCCCGCGAGGGCCTCCCCGCCGCTGAGGCCGATCGTGAGGTCGTCCTCTATCCCGACACCTACACCGACTACGTCTCCCCCGAGCGGGGGAAGGCAGCGGTGCGGACGCTCGAGGCGCTCGGCGTCTCGGTGATCGTACCCGACGTACCCGAGAGCGGGCGTGCGCCGCTCAGCCAGGGGATGCTCTCGACGGCGAGCGTCCAGGCCCACGAGGTCTACGCGGAGCTCGCCGAGCACCTCGACGCCGGCCGCGACGTGGTCGCCATCGAGCCGAGCGACCTGGCGATGTTCCTCGGCGAGTACGAGAAGTTCCTCCCCGAACGCTCGTTCGAGCGGCTCTCGGAGAACAGCTACGAGGTCCTCGAGTACGTCTACGGGCTGGTCTCGAACGACCCCGAGAAGGCGGACGTCCTCTCGGACGGGCCCGGTCGGGTCGCCTACCACAGTCACTGCCAGCAACGGACGCTGGGCCTCGAGGGCTACACCACGACGCTGCTCGAGGAGCTGGACTACGACGTCCTCACCTCGACGGTCGAGTGCTGTGGGATGGCGGGTTCCTTCGGCTACAAGGAGCAGTACTACGAGCTCGCGATGGACGTCGGCTACGAGCTCCAGGACGAGTTCGAGGAGCGCGGCGAGCGCGATCGAACGGTGCTCGCGAGCGGCACCTCGTGTACCGATCAGCTCGACGCGTTGCTGGATCGGAAGCCGCGACACCCGATCGAGTCGATCGCGCCCGGCCCCGAGTAG
- a CDS encoding LUD domain-containing protein: MSTVETFEHSLEGLAVETTRLAPESFEEVLEEIVTEPAVGARPGVEGVSLEDTAVALDPTPHQLEEAVTGVTGAVLGIADYGSVVLRSTSDGTEPVSLFCDDHVVVLDADDVVADMPTAIGWMAANVGDARESAIIATGPSATADMGALVRGAHGPKRVHVLIVES; the protein is encoded by the coding sequence ATGTCCACCGTCGAAACGTTCGAACACTCCCTCGAGGGGCTGGCCGTCGAGACCACCCGTCTCGCGCCCGAGTCGTTCGAGGAGGTCCTCGAGGAGATCGTCACCGAACCCGCCGTCGGCGCGCGCCCGGGCGTCGAGGGCGTCTCGCTCGAGGACACCGCCGTCGCCCTGGACCCGACCCCCCACCAGCTGGAGGAGGCGGTCACCGGCGTCACCGGTGCCGTTCTCGGCATCGCGGACTACGGCTCGGTCGTGCTGCGCTCGACGTCCGACGGGACGGAGCCGGTGAGCCTGTTCTGTGACGATCACGTCGTCGTCCTCGACGCCGACGACGTCGTCGCCGACATGCCGACCGCGATCGGCTGGATGGCCGCGAACGTCGGCGACGCCCGCGAGAGCGCGATCATCGCGACCGGGCCGAGCGCCACGGCCGACATGGGTGCGCTGGTTCGGGGTGCCCACGGCCCGAAACGAGTCCACGTCCTCATCGTCGAGTCATGA